The following proteins are encoded in a genomic region of Burkholderia gladioli:
- a CDS encoding NAD(P)/FAD-dependent oxidoreductase: MPYWLDNPAEPPAEAALRGDRQADLLIVGGGFTGLWAAIQAKEQMPELEVVLIEAGRVAHGASGRAGGIISTSVMHGLPNAVRVFPNDIAELERFGHLNLDGFEASLERYGIDADIEWNGEMTVAVDPAHLGQLREDHELHTHHGHDVQLLDRQQTLEQLASPLFAGALWSRNRSGIVHPAKLAWGLKRAALSLGVRIHEHTPLEAIRDEGDTVLASTPEGSIRAPRVLFGSGTAKVGIADINRRVLQVRDHVLATEPLSEAQLALIGWKNRQGVYDTRTQLNYFRLTKDNRIIFGGLVSYHFDGNPQPAQDARHDTYTRLAQAFFRTFPQLAGLRFSHAWGGPIDYCSRGSVFAKRYLGGKGVFVAGYTGFGVAASRFGAFMGLNILFDRDSPERRLDIARQSPTYIPPEPVRWLAAKITFHAFDGADAEGGWKRAWIRGIKAMGFPM; encoded by the coding sequence ATGCCGTACTGGCTCGACAACCCGGCCGAGCCACCCGCCGAGGCCGCGCTGCGCGGCGACCGGCAGGCGGACCTGCTGATCGTCGGCGGCGGCTTCACCGGGCTGTGGGCGGCGATCCAGGCCAAGGAGCAGATGCCCGAACTCGAGGTGGTGCTGATCGAGGCAGGGCGCGTCGCGCATGGCGCCTCGGGCCGCGCCGGCGGCATCATCTCGACCTCGGTGATGCACGGGCTGCCGAACGCGGTGCGCGTGTTCCCGAACGACATCGCCGAGCTGGAACGCTTCGGCCATCTCAATCTCGACGGCTTCGAGGCGAGCCTGGAGCGCTACGGCATCGATGCCGACATCGAGTGGAACGGCGAGATGACGGTGGCGGTCGACCCCGCGCATCTCGGGCAACTGCGCGAGGATCACGAACTGCACACGCATCATGGCCACGACGTGCAGTTGCTGGATCGCCAACAGACGCTCGAGCAACTGGCTTCGCCGCTGTTCGCCGGCGCGCTCTGGTCGCGCAATCGCAGCGGTATCGTGCATCCGGCCAAGCTGGCCTGGGGCCTCAAGCGCGCGGCGCTCTCGCTGGGCGTGAGGATCCACGAGCACACGCCGCTCGAGGCGATCCGCGACGAAGGCGACACGGTGCTGGCCAGCACGCCCGAGGGCAGCATCCGCGCGCCGCGCGTGCTGTTCGGCAGCGGCACCGCGAAGGTCGGCATCGCCGACATCAACCGGCGCGTGCTGCAGGTGCGCGACCACGTGCTGGCCACCGAGCCGCTCAGCGAGGCGCAACTGGCGCTAATCGGCTGGAAGAACCGGCAGGGCGTCTACGACACGCGCACCCAGCTCAACTATTTCCGTCTCACCAAGGACAACCGCATCATCTTCGGCGGCCTGGTCAGCTATCACTTCGACGGCAATCCGCAGCCGGCTCAGGATGCGCGCCACGATACCTATACGCGGCTGGCGCAGGCCTTCTTCCGCACCTTCCCGCAACTGGCCGGGCTGCGCTTCTCGCATGCCTGGGGCGGCCCGATCGACTACTGCTCGCGCGGCTCGGTGTTCGCCAAGCGCTACCTGGGCGGCAAGGGCGTGTTCGTGGCCGGTTACACGGGCTTCGGCGTCGCGGCCAGCCGCTTCGGCGCCTTCATGGGCCTGAACATCCTGTTCGATCGCGACAGTCCAGAGCGCCGGCTCGACATCGCCAGGCAGAGCCCGACCTACATCCCGCCCGAGCCGGTGCGCTGGCTGGCCGCCAAGATCACCTTCCACGCCTTCGACGGCGCCGATGCCGAGGGCGGCTGGAAACGCGCCTGGATTCGCGGCATCAAGGCGATGGGCTTCCCGATGTGA
- a CDS encoding cupin domain-containing protein — protein sequence MSKLIQDIVPLGAGLGEFTRLDYGMDECDWRAGAGPSAGHVIGWWEGKVGALDFPATEADEAVWLVEGRVALTDLEGNRQEFAAGQGYLLPAGFAGRWETLEDAKKFYVLLEKA from the coding sequence ATGAGCAAACTGATTCAGGACATCGTCCCGCTGGGCGCCGGCCTAGGCGAATTCACGCGCCTCGACTACGGCATGGACGAATGCGACTGGCGCGCCGGCGCGGGCCCCAGCGCGGGCCACGTGATCGGCTGGTGGGAGGGCAAGGTCGGCGCGCTCGACTTCCCGGCCACCGAGGCGGACGAGGCGGTCTGGCTGGTCGAGGGGCGCGTCGCGCTGACCGATCTCGAGGGCAATCGCCAGGAGTTCGCGGCGGGGCAGGGTTATCTGCTGCCGGCCGGTTTCGCGGGCCGCTGGGAAACGCTCGAGGACGCGAAGAAGTTCTACGTGCTGCTCGAGAAGGCCTGA
- a CDS encoding helix-turn-helix transcriptional regulator translates to MAVHALSSPLDSAPIPLSFQTLGEVIDSVGTPDFVPRLTVLLNQIVPVNAVHIERSRVDAAMPTGFRCEWVGSGGVGMDHGTIAEVMTLYYDRFYDRDPLFAGIRGEVGTLLVVRDIGAIPPGEFRQRLYDEVQIAHECVLARGTRHAQHSIALERDTRQPAFSLAEMQRFRTVSDCLFPLLELHAATAASRRIAHVTPHLHPLAQFDARLARDQPRLSRREYEICAQLIGGRTVPEAAEIVGVRVATAESYVKRAFAKLGVRTKRELLAWAQSAAA, encoded by the coding sequence ATGGCCGTTCACGCCCTTTCCTCCCCGCTCGATTCCGCCCCGATCCCGCTGTCGTTCCAGACGCTCGGCGAAGTCATCGACTCGGTCGGCACACCTGATTTCGTGCCGCGCCTGACGGTGCTGCTCAACCAGATCGTGCCGGTCAACGCGGTCCATATCGAACGCTCGCGCGTCGACGCGGCGATGCCGACGGGCTTTCGCTGCGAATGGGTCGGCAGCGGCGGCGTGGGCATGGACCACGGCACCATCGCCGAGGTGATGACGCTCTACTACGACCGCTTCTACGATCGCGATCCACTGTTCGCCGGCATCCGCGGCGAGGTCGGCACCCTGCTGGTGGTGCGCGACATCGGCGCGATCCCGCCCGGCGAATTCCGCCAGCGGCTCTACGACGAGGTGCAGATCGCCCACGAATGCGTGCTGGCGCGCGGCACGCGCCATGCCCAGCACTCGATCGCCCTGGAACGCGATACGCGCCAGCCCGCCTTCTCGCTGGCCGAGATGCAGCGCTTTCGCACCGTCAGCGACTGCCTGTTCCCGCTGCTCGAACTGCATGCCGCCACCGCGGCCTCGCGACGGATCGCGCACGTCACCCCGCACCTGCATCCGCTCGCGCAGTTCGATGCGCGCCTCGCACGCGACCAGCCGCGCCTGTCCAGGCGCGAATACGAGATCTGCGCGCAACTGATCGGCGGACGCACCGTGCCCGAGGCCGCCGAGATCGTCGGCGTGCGGGTGGCCACCGCCGAGTCCTACGTGAAGCGCGCCTTCGCCAAGCTCGGCGTGCGCACCAAGCGCGAGCTGCTGGCCTGGGCGCAGTCGGCAGCCGCCTGA
- a CDS encoding aldehyde dehydrogenase family protein: MSLVPTRRADDGRAVHPAATIAGTDHYREAGEPGARTPLHHAATGAPAGWQDSATAELVDEAVAAARAALPAWRATASAERGRLLHAIADRIEADREALAALQREISGKPPVEADIDVGDAAATFRYYAELCEQATLFSPESIAIPGAGIAAERDYQPVGVAALIVPWNFPMVTTAWKLAPALAAGCTVVLKPSELSSPVEHRLVAHVHAAGVPAGAVNVVNGGAEVGALLSSHPRIDKISFTGSTAAGRHVMRTAAERMTRLTLELGGKSALVVREDADLELAVSLAVGGAFTNAGQMCSATARILVHHTLHGAFMAAFESAVRELVVGPPQLSGVTMGPLISAAHRARVNAALEAGLAAGAAIAFEGRLDPACGDGFFHAPVVIDEPALDNPLWTEEVFGPVACVKSFRDDEQAIALANDTAYGLVATVVTRDADAARRYTQALRAGLVWINTPQLIFPQVCWGGLGLSGIGRELGLAGLRSYQELRHRISA, from the coding sequence ATGAGCCTTGTTCCGACCCGCCGCGCCGACGACGGCCGCGCCGTCCATCCCGCCGCGACGATCGCCGGCACCGATCACTACCGCGAAGCCGGCGAACCCGGCGCGCGCACGCCGCTGCATCACGCGGCCACGGGCGCGCCGGCCGGCTGGCAGGACAGCGCGACGGCCGAGCTGGTCGACGAGGCGGTGGCGGCGGCCCGCGCCGCGCTGCCGGCCTGGCGCGCGACGGCCAGCGCCGAGCGCGGCCGGCTGCTGCATGCCATCGCCGATCGCATCGAGGCGGATCGCGAGGCGCTGGCCGCGCTGCAACGCGAGATCAGCGGCAAGCCGCCGGTCGAGGCCGACATCGACGTGGGCGACGCGGCCGCGACCTTCCGCTATTACGCCGAACTCTGCGAGCAGGCCACGCTGTTTTCTCCCGAATCGATCGCGATCCCCGGCGCCGGGATCGCGGCCGAGCGCGACTACCAGCCGGTGGGCGTGGCCGCGCTGATCGTGCCGTGGAATTTCCCGATGGTGACCACCGCCTGGAAGCTCGCGCCGGCGCTGGCCGCCGGCTGCACCGTGGTGCTCAAGCCCTCGGAGCTGAGCTCGCCCGTCGAGCATCGCCTGGTCGCCCACGTGCACGCGGCCGGCGTGCCGGCCGGCGCCGTCAACGTGGTGAACGGCGGCGCCGAGGTGGGCGCGCTGCTGAGCTCGCATCCGCGCATCGACAAGATTTCCTTCACCGGCAGCACCGCCGCCGGCCGGCACGTGATGCGTACGGCCGCCGAGCGGATGACGCGCCTCACGCTGGAGCTGGGCGGCAAGTCGGCGCTGGTGGTGCGCGAGGATGCCGATCTCGAGCTGGCGGTCTCGCTCGCGGTGGGCGGCGCCTTCACCAATGCCGGGCAGATGTGCTCGGCCACCGCGCGCATCCTGGTGCATCACACACTGCATGGCGCCTTCATGGCCGCCTTCGAATCGGCGGTGCGCGAGCTGGTGGTCGGGCCGCCGCAGTTGAGCGGGGTGACGATGGGCCCGCTGATCTCGGCCGCGCATCGCGCGCGCGTGAACGCCGCGCTCGAGGCCGGGCTGGCCGCCGGCGCCGCGATCGCCTTCGAGGGCCGGCTCGATCCCGCTTGCGGCGACGGCTTCTTCCACGCGCCGGTGGTGATCGACGAACCCGCGCTCGACAATCCGCTGTGGACCGAGGAAGTGTTCGGCCCGGTGGCCTGCGTGAAATCGTTCCGCGACGACGAGCAAGCCATCGCGCTGGCCAACGACACCGCCTACGGGCTGGTGGCCACGGTCGTCACGCGCGATGCGGACGCGGCGCGGCGCTATACGCAGGCGCTGCGCGCGGGCCTGGTGTGGATCAACACCCCGCAGCTGATCTTCCCGCAGGTTTGCTGGGGCGGGCTGGGGCTCAGCGGGATCGGCCGCGAACTGGGCCTGGCGGGGCTGCGCAGCTACCAGGAACTGCGGCACCGGATCTCGGCTTGA
- a CDS encoding phytanoyl-CoA dioxygenase family protein, translating into MTSRAQAQVFDRIPNGDAEPEPNWFSEAGCSLDAFVAELGRGEREHGRPARAGELLRQVPIYDCRDLRGVWRDCEALMAWQAEWAAVLQHGAGVLVLAHAYEDTAPVDAATEVFEAIIRAEREQGGGGADHFARAGANDRIWNAQEKLCRQAPEVFAAYFANPALRAIAEAWLGPAYQMTSQVNVVRPGGAAQQAHRDYHLGFQSAEQAARYPAHVHRMSALLTLQGAVAHGAMPVESGPTKLLPYSQRYAPGYVAWRRADFRAYFEAHCVQLPLRKGDALFFNPALFHAAGENRTADVQRMANLLQVSSAYGRAMETLDRRAMCERLYPVLRAWRASGRLDQAQAEAVIASSAEGYPFPTRLDRDPPLGGLAPASQQQLLRQALTEDWTEQALSAALAEHAWRRQAS; encoded by the coding sequence ATGACGAGCCGGGCGCAAGCGCAAGTATTCGACAGGATTCCGAATGGAGATGCCGAGCCGGAACCGAACTGGTTCAGCGAGGCGGGCTGCTCGCTCGATGCCTTCGTCGCCGAACTCGGGCGCGGCGAGCGGGAGCACGGGAGGCCGGCGCGCGCCGGCGAGCTGCTGAGGCAGGTGCCGATCTACGATTGCCGCGACTTGCGCGGCGTGTGGCGCGATTGCGAGGCGCTGATGGCCTGGCAGGCCGAATGGGCCGCCGTGCTCCAGCACGGCGCGGGCGTGCTGGTGCTGGCCCATGCCTACGAGGACACGGCGCCGGTCGACGCCGCCACCGAGGTGTTCGAGGCGATCATCCGTGCCGAGCGCGAGCAGGGCGGCGGCGGAGCCGATCACTTCGCGCGGGCCGGCGCCAACGACCGGATCTGGAACGCCCAGGAAAAGCTGTGCCGGCAGGCGCCCGAGGTGTTCGCGGCGTATTTCGCCAATCCCGCGCTGCGGGCGATCGCCGAGGCCTGGCTCGGGCCTGCCTACCAGATGACCTCGCAGGTCAACGTGGTGCGGCCCGGCGGCGCCGCGCAGCAGGCGCATCGCGATTACCACCTCGGTTTCCAGAGCGCCGAACAAGCCGCGCGCTACCCGGCGCACGTGCATCGCATGTCGGCGCTGCTGACGCTGCAAGGCGCGGTGGCGCATGGCGCGATGCCGGTCGAGAGCGGGCCGACCAAGCTGCTGCCGTATTCGCAGCGTTATGCGCCTGGTTATGTCGCCTGGCGGCGGGCCGATTTCCGCGCCTATTTCGAGGCCCATTGCGTGCAGTTGCCGCTGCGCAAGGGCGATGCGCTGTTCTTCAACCCCGCGCTGTTCCATGCCGCCGGCGAGAATCGCACGGCCGACGTGCAGCGCATGGCGAACCTGCTGCAGGTGTCCTCCGCCTACGGCCGCGCGATGGAGACGCTCGATCGGCGCGCGATGTGCGAGCGGCTCTACCCGGTGCTGCGCGCCTGGCGCGCCTCGGGGCGGCTGGACCAAGCGCAGGCCGAGGCCGTGATCGCATCGAGTGCCGAGGGTTATCCGTTCCCCACCCGGCTCGATCGCGATCCGCCTCTGGGCGGCCTCGCGCCGGCCAGCCAGCAGCAGTTGCTGCGGCAGGCGCTGACGGAGGACTGGACCGAGCAGGCGCTATCGGCGGCGCTGGCCGAACACGCCTGGCGCCGCCAAGCGTCCTGA
- a CDS encoding LacI family DNA-binding transcriptional regulator: MAHKFLVKEIALQAGVGAATVDRVLNGRAHVRDHTRRRVEQAIRELEKQARQLDAAGRKLIVDVLVEAPARFADEIGAALDAELPGLHPAVFRPRLLMRETLGTAEVVEALRAIGKRGSHGVLLKARDEPAIAEAIAALHAQGIPVVTIFTDLPGSARLAYAGPDNRVAGATAAWLIGQWLGERSGKVLVTLSDERFRGEEEREISFRRALRSRYPKLGLIDASGGHGLDAATGERVHAALGRRREIVAVYSMGGGNAAIVAALEARRLAPVCFVGHDLDRDNIRLLREGRLHAVLHHDLRQDLRAACQHLMHFHRLLPAGAIAPCSSLVVITPENIPAHIAARFAGAGEAPEIDSRRPAIV; the protein is encoded by the coding sequence ATGGCCCACAAGTTCCTGGTCAAGGAAATCGCCCTGCAGGCCGGCGTCGGCGCGGCCACCGTCGATCGCGTGCTGAACGGCCGGGCGCATGTGCGGGACCACACGCGGCGGCGTGTCGAGCAGGCGATCCGCGAACTGGAGAAGCAGGCGCGGCAGCTCGATGCGGCCGGCCGCAAGCTGATCGTCGACGTGCTGGTGGAGGCGCCCGCGCGCTTCGCCGACGAGATCGGCGCGGCGCTCGATGCCGAGCTGCCGGGCCTGCATCCGGCCGTGTTCCGCCCGCGCCTGCTGATGCGCGAGACGCTAGGCACCGCCGAGGTGGTGGAGGCGCTGCGCGCGATCGGCAAGCGCGGCAGCCACGGCGTGCTGCTCAAGGCGCGCGACGAACCCGCCATCGCCGAGGCGATCGCCGCGCTGCACGCGCAGGGCATCCCGGTGGTGACGATCTTCACCGACCTGCCGGGCTCGGCGCGCCTGGCTTATGCGGGGCCCGACAACCGCGTGGCCGGCGCGACGGCGGCCTGGCTGATCGGGCAGTGGCTGGGCGAGCGCTCCGGCAAGGTGCTGGTGACCCTGAGCGACGAGCGGTTTCGCGGCGAGGAGGAACGCGAGATCAGCTTCCGGCGCGCGCTGCGCAGCCGCTACCCGAAGCTGGGCCTGATCGACGCGAGCGGCGGCCACGGGCTGGACGCGGCCACCGGCGAGCGCGTGCACGCCGCGCTCGGCAGGCGGCGCGAGATCGTGGCGGTCTATTCGATGGGCGGCGGCAATGCGGCGATCGTCGCGGCGCTGGAGGCGCGGCGCCTGGCGCCGGTCTGCTTCGTCGGCCACGACCTCGATCGCGACAATATCCGCCTGCTGCGCGAGGGACGCCTGCACGCGGTGCTGCACCACGACCTGCGCCAGGACCTGCGCGCGGCCTGCCAGCACCTGATGCACTTCCATCGCCTGCTGCCGGCCGGCGCGATCGCGCCGTGTTCGTCGCTGGTGGTGATCACGCCGGAGAACATCCCGGCGCACATCGCGGCCCGTTTCGCCGGAGCGGGCGAGGCGCCCGAGATCGATTCGCGCCGGCCCGCTATCGTCTGA
- a CDS encoding TonB-dependent receptor family protein, whose product MARTGRHFTETTRLTRCAALAALACLSIAEPAFAQESDPKPKEPQNTTVLDTINVSGDWLGSGLQNSVKTFAGARTVVNHQAIEDSGASSIGDVLRRVPGVQATDNSGSAGSAISLNIGVRGLTGRYAPRSTILLDGIPLAFAPYGQPQMSFAPISLGNIQSIDVVRSGGSVRYGPQNVGGVINFRTRDIPSQPGLSADATMRENIYTHGGASTQYSTFLGTQMDNGLGVALLYSGMAGRDWRVGSDESVNDLQLKWRYELTPSSELYGKFSYYDVKSHTPGGLTVAQFNADPFQNTRPTDFWYGDRKGFDIGYLNTISANQEFEIRTFYNDSYRTSSLINAARTQLQDQPRTYSVYGIEPRFTQRLSLGPTTHDVTVGYRYIRERGTDNSFNQSILTGILTSPTRFDNSTDAHAVYIDDKIAFGRWRLTPGIRYEHIESVRRDDILNQSFGSKNNKPLPAVSLSYLLTPALTLFTDYSTSFGPVQNLQLNSQSANNPLQPETAKTFEVGARWTSRQIHAEVSAFNMRFDNQIQQVVGVVPATFQNIGATHHQGVETAFDYEFADDGPLRGLDAYINFTYTKAVQESGQFAGRDVPFYSRFTDTIGARYKTGAWTFNVSSTHQSAQYSDTANTVAESADGSVGRVPGFRVWNLQADWKIPKMKGSTLTAGINNVGDARYYTRNVDGNAGRMVGAPRTVYVQGHFVY is encoded by the coding sequence ATGGCAAGGACTGGCCGCCATTTCACCGAAACCACCCGCCTGACCCGCTGCGCGGCGCTCGCCGCGCTCGCGTGCCTGTCGATCGCGGAGCCGGCATTCGCGCAGGAATCCGATCCGAAACCGAAGGAGCCGCAGAACACCACGGTGCTCGACACCATCAACGTGTCGGGCGACTGGCTCGGCAGCGGCCTGCAGAACAGCGTGAAGACCTTCGCGGGCGCGCGCACCGTGGTCAACCACCAGGCGATCGAGGACAGCGGCGCGTCGAGCATCGGCGACGTGCTGCGCCGCGTGCCGGGCGTGCAGGCCACCGACAACTCGGGTTCGGCCGGCAGCGCGATCTCGCTGAACATCGGCGTGCGCGGACTGACCGGTCGCTACGCGCCGCGCTCGACCATCCTGCTCGACGGCATTCCGCTGGCCTTCGCCCCCTATGGGCAGCCGCAGATGTCGTTCGCGCCGATCAGCCTGGGCAACATCCAGTCGATCGACGTGGTGCGCAGCGGCGGCTCGGTGCGCTACGGCCCGCAGAACGTGGGCGGCGTGATCAACTTCCGCACCCGCGACATCCCCAGCCAGCCGGGCCTGAGCGCCGACGCCACGATGCGCGAGAACATCTACACGCACGGCGGCGCGAGCACCCAGTACAGCACCTTCCTCGGCACCCAGATGGACAACGGCCTGGGCGTGGCCCTGCTCTACTCGGGCATGGCCGGCCGCGACTGGCGGGTGGGCAGCGACGAGAGCGTCAACGACCTGCAGCTGAAATGGCGCTACGAGCTCACGCCGAGCTCCGAGCTGTACGGCAAGTTCTCCTACTACGACGTCAAATCGCATACGCCGGGCGGCCTGACGGTGGCGCAGTTCAATGCCGACCCGTTCCAGAACACGCGGCCGACCGACTTCTGGTACGGCGACCGCAAGGGTTTCGACATCGGCTACCTGAACACCATCTCGGCGAACCAGGAATTCGAGATCCGCACCTTCTACAACGACAGCTACCGCACCAGCTCGCTGATCAACGCGGCGCGCACGCAGTTGCAGGACCAGCCGCGCACCTACTCGGTCTATGGGATCGAACCGCGCTTCACCCAGCGCCTCTCGCTGGGCCCGACCACCCATGACGTGACGGTCGGCTATCGCTACATCCGCGAGCGCGGCACCGACAACAGCTTCAACCAGTCGATCCTGACCGGCATCCTGACGAGCCCGACGCGCTTCGACAACTCGACCGACGCGCACGCCGTCTACATCGACGACAAGATCGCCTTCGGCCGCTGGCGCCTGACGCCGGGGATCCGCTACGAGCACATCGAGTCGGTGCGCCGCGACGACATCCTGAACCAGAGCTTCGGCTCGAAGAACAACAAGCCGCTGCCGGCGGTGAGCCTGTCCTACCTGCTGACGCCGGCGCTGACGCTGTTTACCGACTACAGCACCTCGTTCGGCCCGGTGCAGAACCTGCAGTTGAACTCGCAGTCGGCCAACAACCCGCTGCAGCCGGAAACCGCCAAGACCTTCGAGGTGGGCGCGCGCTGGACCAGCCGGCAGATCCACGCCGAGGTGAGCGCCTTCAACATGCGCTTCGACAACCAGATCCAGCAGGTGGTCGGCGTGGTGCCGGCCACCTTCCAGAACATCGGCGCGACCCATCACCAGGGCGTGGAAACCGCCTTCGACTACGAGTTCGCCGACGACGGCCCGCTGCGCGGCCTGGACGCCTACATCAACTTCACCTACACCAAGGCGGTGCAGGAGTCGGGCCAGTTCGCCGGCCGCGACGTGCCGTTCTACTCGCGCTTCACCGATACCATCGGCGCGCGCTACAAGACCGGCGCCTGGACCTTCAACGTCTCGAGCACGCACCAGAGCGCGCAGTATTCGGACACCGCGAACACGGTGGCCGAATCGGCGGACGGCAGCGTCGGCCGCGTGCCGGGCTTCCGCGTCTGGAACCTGCAGGCCGACTGGAAGATCCCGAAGATGAAGGGCAGCACGCTGACCGCCGGCATCAACAACGTCGGCGACGCGCGCTACTACACGCGCAACGTCGACGGCAACGCGGGCCGCATGGTCGGCGCGCCGCGCACCGTGTACGTGCAGGGGCACTTCGTCTACTGA
- the uilS gene encoding UilS family quorum-quenching N-acyl-homoserine lactonase, which translates to MDITTHRTANDIAITLRRPDAAGALPVIVLCHGFCGIQELLLPRFAEAFVAAGYAAVTFDYRGFGASGGEQGRLVPAMQIEDIATVLEFVKALPGIDAARIGLWGTSLGGGHVLAAAAADPAVKAVVSQLSFADGEQVVTRSMSEEEKQAFVSTLERMREKKAATGREMFVAITKVLTDEQSKAFVVEARARHPEMDIKIPFLTVHEMLNYKPAEAAARVACPVLVVVAGEDGVNPPEQGTALHEAVGASVKELFVEAGAGHYDMYDGQHFEHSIAKQLAWFGAHV; encoded by the coding sequence ATGGATATCACCACCCACCGAACCGCCAACGACATCGCGATCACGCTGCGCCGTCCCGATGCCGCCGGCGCGCTGCCCGTCATCGTGCTCTGCCACGGCTTCTGCGGCATCCAGGAACTGCTGCTGCCGCGCTTCGCCGAAGCCTTCGTGGCGGCCGGTTACGCGGCCGTCACCTTCGACTATCGCGGTTTCGGCGCGAGCGGCGGCGAGCAGGGCCGCCTGGTGCCGGCCATGCAGATCGAGGACATCGCCACCGTGCTCGAATTCGTCAAGGCGCTGCCCGGCATCGACGCGGCACGCATCGGCCTGTGGGGCACCTCGCTGGGCGGCGGCCACGTGCTGGCGGCGGCCGCGGCCGATCCCGCCGTCAAGGCGGTGGTGAGCCAGCTGAGCTTCGCCGACGGCGAGCAGGTGGTCACGCGCAGCATGAGCGAGGAGGAGAAGCAGGCCTTCGTCTCGACGCTGGAGCGCATGCGCGAGAAGAAGGCCGCCACCGGCCGCGAGATGTTCGTCGCGATCACCAAGGTGCTGACCGACGAGCAGTCGAAGGCCTTCGTGGTGGAGGCGCGCGCGCGTCATCCGGAGATGGACATCAAGATCCCGTTCCTGACCGTGCACGAGATGCTGAACTACAAGCCGGCCGAGGCCGCGGCGCGCGTGGCGTGCCCGGTGCTGGTGGTGGTGGCGGGCGAGGACGGCGTGAACCCGCCGGAGCAGGGCACCGCGCTCCACGAGGCGGTGGGCGCGAGCGTCAAGGAGCTGTTCGTCGAGGCCGGCGCCGGCCACTACGACATGTACGACGGCCAGCACTTCGAGCACAGCATCGCGAAGCAGCTTGCCTGGTTCGGCGCGCACGTCTGA
- a CDS encoding aminotransferase class I/II-fold pyridoxal phosphate-dependent enzyme has product MKERAIVPCAPHNPAGYLPSRELFMRVAEFARRHGPILFSDEVDRGLVFDEDERLPTACDLHERAVSLGCLSNSHGLAGLRLDWIATRDAELLPIVDAWPGAVGAD; this is encoded by the coding sequence CTGAAGGAGCGCGCGATCGTGCCGTGCGCGCCGCACAATCCCGCCGGCTACCTGCCGTCGCGCGAGCTGTTCATGCGGGTGGCCGAGTTCGCGCGCCGCCACGGGCCGATCCTGTTCAGCGACGAGGTTGATCGCGGCCTCGTGTTCGACGAGGACGAGCGGCTGCCGACGGCCTGCGACCTCCACGAGCGAGCGGTGTCGCTCGGCTGCCTGTCGAACTCGCACGGGCTGGCCGGCTTGCGGCTGGACTGGATTGCGACGCGCGATGCCGAGCTGCTGCCGATCGTCGATGCCTGGCCGGGCGCGGTCGGCGCCGACTGA
- a CDS encoding cytochrome b, protein MAQLHGNGNGNGDAGPAARYPRGARRFHWLMAAIIVTVWCIGFGSAHLRGDAPRGGTLLLVHKAIASTVLFLVAARIVYRIWRRRAYPALPASISPPMRRLAGGVHLLLYAGAMIATPLSGWIWSSVAGHPVPLLGIVNLPPLVPVDKASYDLWMWIHRAFAWSAGAVIALHVLAALKHHFVDRDGILLRMLPGRDAPAAASGGPVRDTA, encoded by the coding sequence ATGGCTCAACTTCACGGCAACGGCAACGGCAACGGCGATGCCGGGCCGGCGGCGCGTTATCCGCGCGGCGCTCGGCGGTTCCACTGGCTGATGGCGGCCATCATCGTGACGGTCTGGTGCATCGGCTTCGGCTCGGCGCACCTGCGCGGGGATGCGCCGCGCGGGGGCACGCTGCTGCTGGTGCACAAGGCGATCGCCTCGACTGTGCTGTTCCTGGTGGCGGCGCGCATCGTCTATCGCATCTGGCGCCGGCGCGCCTATCCGGCGCTGCCCGCGAGCATCTCGCCGCCGATGCGGCGGCTAGCCGGCGGCGTGCACCTGCTGCTCTATGCCGGCGCGATGATCGCCACGCCGCTGTCGGGCTGGATCTGGAGTTCGGTGGCGGGGCACCCGGTGCCCCTGCTCGGCATCGTCAACCTGCCGCCGCTGGTTCCCGTCGACAAGGCCAGCTACGACCTCTGGATGTGGATCCACCGCGCCTTCGCCTGGAGCGCCGGCGCGGTGATCGCGCTGCATGTGCTGGCCGCGCTCAAGCATCATTTCGTCGATCGTGACGGCATCCTGCTGAGGATGCTGCCGGGGCGGGACGCGCCGGCGGCGGCGTCGGGCGGGCCGGTGCGCGATACGGCCTGA